From the genome of Thiovibrio frasassiensis:
TCAAGGCCAACGGCATCGGCCTGGTTCGTCTGCTGCCGCCGGTTTTCGTCATCGCGCTCGCCACCTCCCTGCTCACTTATTTTTCCGCGGTCACCCTGATTCCCCAGGGCACCCTGGCCATGAAAACGCTTTTTATCCAGATGGCAAAGGAAAAAATCGATCAGGGCGTGCAGCCCGGGCAGTTCAGCGAAGGACTGGCCAATGTTGTCTTGTATATCGATGCGGTTGATCCACAAACCAGACAATGGCAAGGGGTCTATGTCTCCGACATGCGGCACGGTGATACCCCCATGACCATCGTCGCCAAAACCGGCACCCTCACCGCCCAGCCGGAGAAGATGCTGCTCACTCTCTCCCTGGCGGACGGCACCCTGCACCGGGCCAACGAAAATATCACTCAGACCATCCGCTTTGACCGCTACCAGGTCAACCTGCCCATCAAGGCACCCACCGAAATCGCCGGCACCTCCCTGAGCGAGGTGGGGAAAAACGGCCTGAGCCAGGCGCAGCTCCTGGAACAGGTGACTCGCCATGGGGCAAAAAGCGTTATCGGCATGGGCATGCTCATGGAGTACCATGTCCGCATGGCCATGCCGGCGGGCGGCTTCATCCTGACCATTCTGGGTCTGCCCCTGGCCATGCTGGCCCGGCCCGGCCGCAGGCCGGTGGGGGTGCCGCTGGGCCTGCTGTTTTTCGTCCTCTACTATGTGCTGTTCACCGCCGGTCGGGCCATTGCCGAAAGCGGCCATCTCCCGGTCGCCCTCGGTCTCTGGCTGTCCAACATCCTGATGGCTTTTTTCACCGTCATGCTCACCCGGCAGGTGGCCAAAGAGAGCGTCCCCCTCTTCCTCACCCGCCTGAGCGGGCCGGCCCTGGCCCTGCTGGCCAGACTGCCGGGAAGCAAAATCGGAGGGAAACTGCCATGAAGCTGCTGGATCGCTACCTCATGGCCCAGTTCGCCAAGAACCTGGTGCTGGTCATCTGCTCCCTGATCGCCATCTATCTGCTCGTCGATTTTTTCGAGCGGCTGGACAACTTCCTGGAAGCAAAAAAGACCATCGGCCTGGCGATCCAGTTCCTGCTGCTCAAGCTGCCCTTCATGTACATGCAGCTCATCCCGGTCTGTCTCCTGCTGGCCGGCATCATCACCCTGGGCATCCTCAATCAGCATCTTGAATTCATGGCCCTCATGGCCAGCGGGATCAGCGTTCTCCGCATCATCCGCCCACTGCTGGTCGCGGCGGCTCTTTTCACCCTGCTCACCCTGGCCATCGGCCAATGGCTGCTTCCCCCCACCACCGCCGCGACCAACCGCATCTGGTACGAGGAGGTCAAACGTGAAATCCCCAGGGGGATCATTCGCGATGGCCGCACCTATTTCCGGGGCACGGAAGGGATTTATTCCTTTGTCCGTCCCAACCCGAACAAAAACGAGTTCCGCAACTTCTCCTTTACCGCCTTTGATGCCGAACACGGCTTGATCACCATGCTCACCGCCGACAGCGCCAG
Proteins encoded in this window:
- a CDS encoding LptF/LptG family permease codes for the protein MPLLLYTYIATEILAPFFASFLIINAILFLGKLVPLLNMIFDFGVGSGDFLRLCAYMLPNLMLFSIPMASMTAVIVAVTRMVNDNEIMALKANGIGLVRLLPPVFVIALATSLLTYFSAVTLIPQGTLAMKTLFIQMAKEKIDQGVQPGQFSEGLANVVLYIDAVDPQTRQWQGVYVSDMRHGDTPMTIVAKTGTLTAQPEKMLLTLSLADGTLHRANENITQTIRFDRYQVNLPIKAPTEIAGTSLSEVGKNGLSQAQLLEQVTRHGAKSVIGMGMLMEYHVRMAMPAGGFILTILGLPLAMLARPGRRPVGVPLGLLFFVLYYVLFTAGRAIAESGHLPVALGLWLSNILMAFFTVMLTRQVAKESVPLFLTRLSGPALALLARLPGSKIGGKLP
- a CDS encoding LptF/LptG family permease, giving the protein MKLLDRYLMAQFAKNLVLVICSLIAIYLLVDFFERLDNFLEAKKTIGLAIQFLLLKLPFMYMQLIPVCLLLAGIITLGILNQHLEFMALMASGISVLRIIRPLLVAAALFTLLTLAIGQWLLPPTTAATNRIWYEEVKREIPRGIIRDGRTYFRGTEGIYSFVRPNPNKNEFRNFSFTAFDAEHGLITMLTADSASWESGNWLLKNGQQKQRNDKGGFSVSLFKTLSHGFAEAPEEFFVPPYKIEELSYTKLLRQARDSKASNHEALVEFHRRLSYAFLGIPLLLLGIPVLLSVHKTRGRDLALAIPVSCGLAFAAWGGWSATQSLATTAVLPPGIASWSIHVLTIGLGCFLLKKHNQ